TTTATTGTTTTAAATTTTGATTGAATTTTCCTTTTAAATTGTAAAAGTACTAAAAAGGGAATATGAGATTTTATTAGTTATGAAGAAATTAACGCACAGAAAATTCAGGGGTTGCTTAGAAGGATTTAACTTGTTTTCATAAAAAAAGCAGAACCTAAATTCTGCTTTTTTAATTTTTATTCTGCTTGTGTTTGTATTGTTATTGGAAGGTTGTAGGCCGTTCTTACCGGCTGCCCGTTTAAGATGCCCGGTGTCCATTTTGTTTTTAATGATTTTAAAACTCGTACAGCTTCTTTTCCTAGTCCGTAGCCAGGATCGTTTTTAACTACGATATCAGTCATTGATCCGTCTCTTTCGATTACAAATGAAACGTAAACACGCAATACTCTGTCTTCATCCAGTTCTGGTCTGGTAAAATTTTTCCCCACAAAAGTGTAGAAACTTTTAATTCCGCCCGGGAATTCCGGCATTTTGTCCAGAATGGCAGGAACAACCGGATCGTTGATCACTGGTGCCACAATTGCCGGACCTTCACCTCCTCCTCCTCCTCCAGGGATTGTGTTAATTCCATTTCCACCTCCGCCAGAATTATTGTCAACTGCGGGAGCGTTTTGAGTGTTTTTAGCAATATTGTCTACTGCTTCATCAGGAGAGACAATTATAGGATGACTTAATTGGCTTAGATCGACTGCTGGTTTAGCAGTACTTTGTTGTGCAGGAACAATTGGTTCAGGATCTTTAGGTTTAACAATTGGCTTGTACTCAAAAGGTTTTACAACATAATCAGGGATTACAGTTGGTCCACTATCTACAGTGGTGTCCATTTTAAGTTTACTAATCAGCATCGACGCACTTCCAAGGCCAGTTATTAATAACAGCCCTGCAAATAATGCGGTGATAGATGTTTTTGAATATTCCTGACGTAACTGGTACGCGCCATATTCTTTGTTTTTGTTTTCGAATACAATATTGGTCCAATTGTTTTCGTAGATGCTAGATTTAGACATAGTTTTGGATTTTAAGGTTAAGTAACTTTAAATCATACGCGGATAAGGTTTGGGTTTAGCAGACAACGTAAAAGTTGTTGTTTTTAGTATGTGAATAAATAATTTTTTTAAGACAAAATGTGATTATATTTTAATCTTTTCTTAAAGATAGTAAATTATCTATTACGCTCAATGATTTCGGCTAACAATTTTTTAGCTCGTAGTAATTTTACCTTAACACTGCTTAAGGGTTCGTCTATTTTTGCGGCGATTTCCTGATAAGACATTTCCTGAAAGTATCGCAGCTGGATTACTTCCTGATAATGGGGTTTTAATTCTTTGATGCATTGAAGCAGACGGGAGAGGTTCTGTTCCTTAATTAATGCATCTTCTGCAGATGGAGTGGGATCGGCAATATTGTACGCCTGCTGGTCTTCGGCGTCTGTGATTTCTATAAAAAGATTGCTTCTCTTTTTACGCAGTAAATCAATATGCACATTTTTAGCAATAGCAATAAGCCAGGTGTTGAATTGAAATTCGGGATTATAAGAAGCTATTTTGTCAAAAGCTTTAGAAAACGTTTCGATGGTAATGTCCTCGGCAACTGTTTCGTTTTCTGTACGTTTCAGCATAAAGCTGTACACTTCATTCCAGAAATAATCTAATAAAAAAGTAAAGGCGATCTGATCGCCTTTTTTTGCCTTTTCTATTTTAGAATTTATTTCCAATATACGGGTTTTGAAAAAATATTGGTTATAAAGATATTAATTTGTGTGAGAATAAGCATGATTTCTAAGATAGGAAACCATATTTTAACGTCATTTTCCTTTAATTTTCCGGCAGAAAACCCAATAACGGTCCAAACAATAGTATAACGTGTTGCCACAATTGCAGCTACTGCGATCCACTGAAACTGAAATATCAGTAAAATAACAGCAGTTATAAAGAAGAATAACTGAGAAGTAAAGAATAAGCCTAACTGCATTTTATCGAAAAACTTATAATATTCGGCAGTAGAAATGTGTCTTCTTTTTTGTGTAAACCAGTCTTTAAAAGATTCTTTTGGGTTTGAGTATGTAAAGCTTTCCGGAATATACGATATTGTAGTGTTTAGTTTATTTGAAGCCTGATTGATAAACAAATCATCATCGCCGGAACGAACCTGAATATGATCTATAAAACCATTTACGTTAAAAAACTCTTCTTTTTTATAAGCCAGATTTCTACCTACTCCCATATATGGCAGTCCTGCTTTTGCCCATGAAAAATACTGAAGTGCAGTAAGAACGGTTTCAAAACGGATTAATTTATTCAAAAACGAACGTTCTCTTTTTTCGTAACCGCCATAACCCAGGACAATTGTTTTTTCGGTACTAAACTGCGAAGTCATAGTCGAAATCCAGTCTTTAGAAGTTGGATAACAGTCAGCGTCTGTAAATAAAAGATATTCTTTTTTTGCAGCTTTAATCCCTAATGTTAAAGCGTATTTTTTATTTCCCCAAAAAGCTTCGTTGTTTTCAACTTTTACTAATCGGATGTTTGGATATTGTTTTTCAAATTCTTCAAAGACTTCCAGTGTTTCATCGCTTGAGGCATCATCAATTAAGACAACTTCAAAATCAGGGTAATTCTGCTCTGCTAATAACGGAACAAATTTCTTAACATTTTCTTCCTCGTTTTTCGCGCATACAATTACAGAAACCGGAATGTTCTTAGGCGTGCTGTCCTGAGGTCTGGCAAAGGCAAACTTTCCAAAAATTCCTAAATAATAAAACAGCTGTATGAAGACAATAGCAATAAAAAAGTAAAATATGTATATAAGCATCTGGATTTAGTTAACTTTTAATTTCTAAATTTTGCGAGAACAAATGTAGCTATGAAATACTAATTTTCAATGGTTAAAGCCAATTTACTTTCGGCATTTTGACATTTCTTTCGCAACAGCAATAGACTGAGGGTTTTCGGTTTTTTCTAATTCCGAAATTATGTTTTTATAATTATGATCGTCACGGTTTTGAGAGAGTTTTTTTGTCGCCTGAATCTCTTCGATTTCAATTTCAAAACCAAAAATTCCTCTGGCTTCACGCATTGTTTTTACCGACAAGTTTTCGACTCTTACCGGGTTTTCAGAATTTGCTTCATATTTATCTACCAGTTTCTTAAGCTGCTCTATCGAAGTTTGTTCATCTACAATTCTGATTTTTCCATAAACATGCACGGCTATATAATTCCATGTAGGCACATTTTCATGATCGTACCATGAAGAGGAAATATAACTGTGCGGACCTGTAAAAACGGCCAAAACCTGATCGTTCTCTCTAAAGCCATCTGCCTGCGGATTGAGTTTTGAAATATGTCCCTGTAAGATTTCTTTTCCTTCTGCATTAATCTCAAGTTCAATTGGGATATGCGTGGCACATAGTTTTCCGTTAGTCTGATTAATTAGGATTCCGAAACTATTTTCTTTTAAAAAAGATCGTATTTCTTCGGGATTTTCGTTTTTGTATAAGTCGGGTGTATACATTATAGGTTGATTTTAGGTCAGAGATTTTCCAAAGCACACTGCTTCCATACGTCCAATATATTTTCCGTAATTCGGGATTTGGCTGTATCCTTGTTTTTGATAGAACAGTACGGCTTCTTTATTATTCACACGGGTTTCCAAAATCAGATTGGTATAGCCGATGATTTTTGCTTTTTCTTCGAGCACAGCTAAAATAGTCTGTCCGATTTTCTTTCGAGGCAGCTTCGAATACATGCGTTTTACTTCTCCCGTATTTTTATCAATTGGCCTTATTGCACCGCATCCTACAATTTCGGTATTTATTTTGGCAATAACAAATACAAAATCAGGATTGTCAGCCTGCCATCCGGTAAACGAATTTTTACCATCGCTTCCAAAACGAAGAAGTAAATGAGCTGACAGTTCTTCAATAATTGCCTGAACTTTCTCGTCATTCGGATCAACTGGCAGTATGCAGATTACGTCACTCATTAATGATCGTTTATGTCATTTTTGGAATGCAGGTATTTTGAATTAACGCTGTAGTATAAAACACAAAGTCCAATAACGGTAAAAATAATACCTTCTATTAAACACTGTGTTCCGAAATCATCAGACAGTGCTTCTCTGATAGGACGGAAAAAATGTGAAAAGATTTCTTTTCTAAAAAACTTCAGTCTCAAAAGCAGATAAAGTGCAATGGCAACCAGGATGGTATTGCCTGATGAAAGTTTTCTTTTCCAGTTTAAAAAACCAACAAAAAAAATCCCGATTAATAAACCGAAAAATATCCATATAAATACACTGGGCCAAAAATCTAAGACAGCTTCTCTGGTTGGAAATAAGGTGCTGCAGTAATGTGGTTTTTGGTTTTGAAAAGGATTTCGAATACAAATAACTTTTTCGGAAACCGTATACAGTTTCAGCTGCAAAATGCCATTAATAAGGATAATCATCCCCAAGAACTGAACAATAATAACCCCTGCATTAAGCTTTTTCATTTAAAAAAAATAGATTAGTGAAACTGTATGTTAGATAACGTTCACTTCAGCTTCAATTTGAATGCCAAAAATCTCCAAAACGGTTTTTTGTACTTCTCTTGAAACGGCAAGAATTTCCTGCCCTGTAGCATTTCCGTAATTAACTAAAACCAAAGCCTGATTTTTGTGGACTCCGGCATCGCCAAAACGTTTTCCTTTAAACCCGGCCTGCTCGATCAGCCAGCCTGCGGGAACTTTTACTTCGGTTTCTGAAATTTCGTAATATTTCATATCAGGAAATTTCTGGTGGATTTTTTCGAAATCAGATTTTAATACAATCGGATTTTTAAAGAAACTGCCGCTGTTTCCTAATTCTTTTGGGTCAGGTAATTTACTTTGTCTAATGGCAATTACGGCATTGCTCACCTCTTTTAAAGTCGGTTCTGTAATGTTGTTTTTTGCCAGTTCGGCCAGAATATCTCCGTACGAAGTATTGATTTT
This portion of the Flavobacterium gelatinilyticum genome encodes:
- a CDS encoding energy transducer TonB; its protein translation is MSKSSIYENNWTNIVFENKNKEYGAYQLRQEYSKTSITALFAGLLLITGLGSASMLISKLKMDTTVDSGPTVIPDYVVKPFEYKPIVKPKDPEPIVPAQQSTAKPAVDLSQLSHPIIVSPDEAVDNIAKNTQNAPAVDNNSGGGGNGINTIPGGGGGGEGPAIVAPVINDPVVPAILDKMPEFPGGIKSFYTFVGKNFTRPELDEDRVLRVYVSFVIERDGSMTDIVVKNDPGYGLGKEAVRVLKSLKTKWTPGILNGQPVRTAYNLPITIQTQAE
- a CDS encoding RNA polymerase sigma factor — translated: MEINSKIEKAKKGDQIAFTFLLDYFWNEVYSFMLKRTENETVAEDITIETFSKAFDKIASYNPEFQFNTWLIAIAKNVHIDLLRKKRSNLFIEITDAEDQQAYNIADPTPSAEDALIKEQNLSRLLQCIKELKPHYQEVIQLRYFQEMSYQEIAAKIDEPLSSVKVKLLRAKKLLAEIIERNR
- a CDS encoding glycosyltransferase: MLIYIFYFFIAIVFIQLFYYLGIFGKFAFARPQDSTPKNIPVSVIVCAKNEEENVKKFVPLLAEQNYPDFEVVLIDDASSDETLEVFEEFEKQYPNIRLVKVENNEAFWGNKKYALTLGIKAAKKEYLLFTDADCYPTSKDWISTMTSQFSTEKTIVLGYGGYEKRERSFLNKLIRFETVLTALQYFSWAKAGLPYMGVGRNLAYKKEEFFNVNGFIDHIQVRSGDDDLFINQASNKLNTTISYIPESFTYSNPKESFKDWFTQKRRHISTAEYYKFFDKMQLGLFFTSQLFFFITAVILLIFQFQWIAVAAIVATRYTIVWTVIGFSAGKLKENDVKIWFPILEIMLILTQINIFITNIFSKPVYWK
- a CDS encoding FMN-binding negative transcriptional regulator; this translates as MYTPDLYKNENPEEIRSFLKENSFGILINQTNGKLCATHIPIELEINAEGKEILQGHISKLNPQADGFRENDQVLAVFTGPHSYISSSWYDHENVPTWNYIAVHVYGKIRIVDEQTSIEQLKKLVDKYEANSENPVRVENLSVKTMREARGIFGFEIEIEEIQATKKLSQNRDDHNYKNIISELEKTENPQSIAVAKEMSKCRK
- a CDS encoding GNAT family N-acetyltransferase, with the translated sequence MSDVICILPVDPNDEKVQAIIEELSAHLLLRFGSDGKNSFTGWQADNPDFVFVIAKINTEIVGCGAIRPIDKNTGEVKRMYSKLPRKKIGQTILAVLEEKAKIIGYTNLILETRVNNKEAVLFYQKQGYSQIPNYGKYIGRMEAVCFGKSLT